One genomic window of Corynebacterium massiliense DSM 45435 includes the following:
- a CDS encoding geranylgeranyl reductase family protein, with protein MAESFDVAVVGAGPAGAAAAIHAARAGKSVLLCDAQSFPRDKTCGDGLTPRAMRELDLLGIDLGTSYRNRGLKLHGYGGSVTAPWPDSYPTHEGTALPRRVFDDLLVRAAVQAGATLWEDAPAHSPQLRGGELVSFSAGEKGEVTARWVIVADGVRSTFGKALGRTWHRDEVYGIAARAYCDTPHADEPWMHSHVELADSTGDVQPGYGWIFPLGREIGGVNLGCGALSTKARPARLNTKKLLGEYAAQQRAEWQLAAPREVTSAMLPMGGAVSTVAGRNWALIGDAAACVNPLNGEGIDYGLETARLAVELLGERDFTFLWPDTLRAHFGEAFLLARTAARLLTYPQFLPAAGPVAMRGPIGRLLMPAAARLMGNLVTEEDRDLLARAWRLAGGGVSAARAGTPLWEVGS; from the coding sequence ATGGCGGAATCTTTTGACGTAGCGGTAGTTGGTGCCGGGCCGGCCGGAGCTGCGGCCGCTATCCACGCGGCCCGCGCGGGCAAGAGCGTGCTGCTTTGCGATGCCCAGTCGTTTCCCCGCGACAAAACCTGCGGCGACGGGCTCACCCCGCGGGCCATGCGCGAGCTGGACCTTTTGGGCATCGACCTGGGCACGAGCTACCGCAACCGCGGGCTCAAACTCCACGGTTACGGCGGGTCTGTCACCGCCCCGTGGCCGGATAGTTACCCCACCCACGAGGGCACCGCACTGCCCCGCCGCGTCTTCGACGACCTGCTGGTGCGCGCTGCGGTACAAGCCGGCGCCACCCTGTGGGAGGACGCCCCAGCGCATTCCCCGCAGCTGCGCGGGGGCGAGCTGGTGAGCTTTTCCGCCGGCGAGAAGGGCGAGGTCACCGCGCGCTGGGTCATCGTCGCCGATGGGGTGCGCTCCACCTTTGGCAAGGCACTGGGGCGCACATGGCACCGCGACGAGGTCTACGGCATCGCCGCCCGCGCGTACTGCGATACGCCGCACGCGGACGAGCCGTGGATGCACTCCCACGTAGAACTTGCCGATAGCACCGGCGACGTCCAGCCTGGCTACGGCTGGATCTTCCCGCTCGGCCGTGAGATAGGCGGGGTGAACCTGGGCTGCGGGGCGCTATCCACGAAGGCTCGCCCGGCCCGGCTCAACACGAAGAAGCTCCTGGGGGAATACGCCGCGCAGCAGCGCGCGGAGTGGCAGCTCGCCGCACCCCGCGAGGTGACCTCGGCGATGCTGCCGATGGGCGGCGCTGTGTCCACCGTGGCGGGCCGTAACTGGGCGCTGATTGGCGATGCCGCCGCCTGCGTCAACCCCTTAAACGGCGAGGGCATCGACTACGGGCTGGAGACCGCCCGGCTCGCCGTGGAGCTGCTCGGCGAGCGCGACTTCACCTTCCTGTGGCCGGACACGCTGCGCGCGCACTTCGGCGAGGCGTTCCTCCTCGCCCGCACCGCCGCCCGCCTTTTGACCTACCCGCAGTTCCTGCCGGCCGCCGGGCCGGTAGCCATGCGCGGGCCGATCGGCCGGTTGCTCATGCCCGCCGCAGCCCGCCTGATGGGCAACCTGGTCACCGAGGAGGACCGTGACCTGTTGGCCCGCGCGTGGCGGCTTGCTGGCGGCGGGGTCAGCGCGGCGCGGGCGGGCACGCCGCTGTGGGAAGTGGGAAGCTAA
- the rplA gene encoding 50S ribosomal protein L1, translating to MSTKSKAYKAAAEKIDSTRQYRPLEAAQLAKETSSKNFDATVDVAFRLGVDPRKADQLVRGTVSLPNGTGKDVRVAVFAEGEKATEAEQAGADIVGTEQLLEAINGGNLDFDVAIATPDQMAKVGRVARVLGPRGLMPNPKTGTVTADVAKAIKEVKGGKISFRVDKAGNLHALIGKASFDADKLAENYGALMDELLRLKPSAAKGVYIKKATISTTNGPGIPVDASVQKDYTA from the coding sequence ATGAGCACCAAGTCCAAGGCTTACAAGGCCGCGGCAGAAAAGATCGACTCCACCCGCCAGTACCGCCCGCTCGAGGCGGCTCAGCTGGCCAAGGAGACCTCCTCCAAGAACTTCGACGCCACCGTCGACGTTGCTTTCCGCTTGGGCGTTGACCCGCGCAAGGCTGACCAGCTGGTCCGCGGCACCGTCTCCCTGCCGAACGGCACCGGTAAGGACGTCCGCGTCGCCGTCTTCGCCGAGGGCGAGAAGGCCACCGAGGCGGAGCAGGCTGGCGCTGACATCGTCGGCACCGAGCAGCTGCTCGAGGCCATCAACGGCGGCAACCTCGACTTCGACGTTGCCATCGCCACCCCGGACCAGATGGCCAAGGTCGGCCGCGTCGCCCGCGTGCTGGGTCCGCGTGGTCTGATGCCGAACCCGAAGACCGGCACCGTCACCGCTGACGTTGCGAAGGCCATCAAGGAGGTCAAGGGCGGCAAGATCTCCTTCCGCGTGGACAAGGCAGGCAACCTGCACGCCCTCATCGGCAAGGCTTCCTTCGACGCCGACAAGCTGGCGGAGAACTACGGCGCGCTGATGGATGAGCTGCTGCGTCTCAAGCCGTCCGCAGCCAAGGGCGTCTACATCAAGAAGGCCACCATCTCCACCACCAACGGCCCGGGCATCCCGGTCGATGCGTCGGTGCAGAAGGACTACACCGCCTAA
- the rplJ gene encoding 50S ribosomal protein L10: MANPKNETELALLREKIDGADSIFVTEYRGLTVPQLQELRHNLGFDVEYSVAKNTLFKIAANDAGIEGLDDYLTGPSAFAFVKGEAVDAAKVMKKFGEDNDAFIVKGGYMDGDALSADQVKAIADLDNRETTLAKLAGAMKGNLAKAAAVFNAPATKMARLGKALEDKKQDEG; encoded by the coding sequence ATGGCAAACCCGAAGAACGAAACAGAGCTTGCACTGCTGCGGGAGAAGATCGATGGCGCAGATTCCATCTTCGTCACCGAGTACCGCGGCCTGACCGTGCCCCAGCTGCAGGAGCTGCGTCACAACCTCGGTTTTGACGTTGAGTACTCCGTCGCCAAGAACACCCTTTTCAAGATCGCTGCTAACGACGCTGGCATCGAGGGTCTCGACGACTACCTGACCGGCCCGTCCGCCTTCGCCTTTGTTAAGGGCGAGGCAGTCGACGCCGCCAAGGTCATGAAGAAGTTCGGCGAGGACAACGACGCCTTCATCGTCAAGGGCGGCTACATGGACGGCGACGCCCTGTCTGCCGACCAGGTCAAGGCAATCGCCGATCTTGATAACCGCGAGACCACGCTGGCAAAGCTGGCTGGCGCAATGAAGGGCAACTTGGCAAAGGCTGCTGCCGTATTCAACGCACCTGCTACCAAGATGGCCCGCCTCGGCAAGGCGCTCGAGGACAAGAAGCAGGACGAAGGCTAA
- a CDS encoding demethylmenaquinone methyltransferase, giving the protein MSKADLDKQPVDVASMFDAVGKNYDLTNTVLSFNQDAMWRRRTRERLNLQPGEKVLDLAAGTAVSTEELSKSGAWCVACDFSRGMLAAGAHRPVPKVAGDGMRLPFADATFDAVTISYGLRNIHDFEQGLREMARVTKPGGRLTVAEFSTPIVPVFGTVYKEYLMRLLPPIAKLVSSNPEAYVYLAESIRAWPDQEELAGAINANGWEDAGWQNLTLGIVALHSARKPS; this is encoded by the coding sequence GTGTCTAAGGCAGATTTGGATAAGCAGCCGGTCGATGTCGCCTCCATGTTTGATGCCGTGGGGAAGAACTACGACCTGACCAACACGGTGCTGTCGTTCAACCAGGACGCGATGTGGCGCCGCCGCACCCGGGAGCGGCTCAACCTGCAGCCGGGGGAGAAGGTCCTCGACTTGGCCGCGGGTACCGCGGTGTCCACAGAGGAGCTGTCCAAGTCCGGCGCGTGGTGCGTGGCCTGCGATTTTTCCCGCGGCATGCTGGCAGCGGGCGCGCATCGCCCGGTGCCCAAGGTCGCTGGCGATGGGATGCGCCTGCCGTTTGCCGATGCCACTTTTGATGCCGTCACCATTTCCTACGGGCTGCGCAACATCCACGATTTCGAGCAGGGCCTGCGGGAAATGGCGCGCGTGACCAAGCCGGGCGGGCGGCTGACGGTCGCGGAGTTTTCCACCCCGATCGTGCCGGTCTTCGGCACGGTGTACAAGGAGTACCTGATGCGGCTTCTGCCGCCCATCGCCAAGCTGGTCTCCTCGAACCCGGAAGCCTACGTCTATCTCGCGGAGTCGATCCGCGCCTGGCCTGACCAGGAAGAGCTCGCGGGTGCCATCAACGCCAACGGCTGGGAAGACGCCGGCTGGCAGAACCTCACGCTGGGTATCGTCGCGCTGCACTCGGCCCGGAAGCCGTCTTAG
- a CDS encoding phytoene desaturase family protein, giving the protein MKAAIVGAGPNGLTAAARLARAGWQVEVFEAAPTPGGAARSSRDALGPGTIVDHGAAAHPFGVVSPAFRSLDLERHGVEWLHPRYALAHPLPDPIARELGSGARAAFLHRTVEETAAQFSARGDSRAFAALHAPVARSLEDILPAALSPSAAVQNPAKALADPAAAAALVRFGLRAAWPARALGRAAFRGEAARALLAGSAAHAITPPSRALTASIGVLFGALGMASGWPVARGGSQAIVDALCRVIARHGGSIHCGQRVTDIAQVGAADAVILDVSPRGALTMGGMNLPPRVKRQFRRWRFGPGVYKVDYLLDGAVPWADPRVGEAGTVHVGGTADDIDRAERHVAARHLPQRPFVMACQQAAADPSRGPVLWTYAHVPHGYREAYPGEVAGLIEKQIERFAPGFRDRIRRRRITTPAQLEAWDANLVGGDIAAGAMSGLQMIARPGLTLDPYRVAGPDRTPPGVGPVYLCSAATPPGGGVHGMGGWNAAHAVLADAVLAGAALTPPSF; this is encoded by the coding sequence ATGAAAGCGGCGATTGTCGGCGCCGGGCCGAACGGCCTGACCGCGGCGGCGCGGTTGGCCCGCGCCGGCTGGCAGGTTGAGGTCTTCGAGGCAGCGCCCACGCCCGGGGGAGCGGCCCGATCCTCGCGCGACGCGCTCGGCCCCGGGACCATCGTCGACCACGGCGCGGCCGCCCACCCCTTCGGCGTGGTCAGCCCCGCCTTCCGCTCGCTCGACCTGGAGCGCCACGGAGTGGAGTGGTTGCACCCGCGCTACGCGCTGGCCCACCCACTGCCGGATCCGATTGCCCGGGAACTCGGCAGTGGCGCCCGGGCCGCCTTCTTGCACCGCACGGTCGAGGAGACCGCCGCCCAGTTTTCCGCGCGTGGGGATTCGCGCGCGTTCGCGGCCCTGCACGCCCCGGTCGCCCGCTCGCTGGAAGACATCCTGCCTGCCGCTTTGTCGCCATCCGCGGCAGTGCAGAACCCGGCGAAGGCACTCGCAGATCCCGCTGCTGCCGCCGCGCTTGTGCGGTTCGGCCTCCGCGCGGCCTGGCCGGCGCGGGCACTGGGGCGCGCCGCGTTCCGTGGCGAGGCGGCTAGGGCCCTTTTAGCGGGGTCCGCGGCGCACGCGATCACCCCACCGTCGCGCGCGCTGACGGCGAGCATCGGGGTGCTCTTCGGCGCGCTGGGGATGGCCTCCGGGTGGCCGGTGGCCCGCGGTGGCTCCCAGGCGATTGTCGATGCTTTGTGCCGCGTCATCGCCAGGCACGGCGGCAGCATCCACTGCGGGCAGCGCGTAACCGACATCGCGCAGGTGGGCGCGGCGGACGCGGTCATCCTCGACGTCTCGCCCCGTGGGGCACTCACCATGGGCGGGATGAACCTCCCGCCGCGGGTAAAGCGACAGTTTCGTCGCTGGCGCTTCGGCCCCGGCGTGTACAAGGTGGATTATCTTCTGGATGGTGCGGTGCCGTGGGCCGACCCGCGGGTCGGTGAGGCCGGCACGGTCCACGTGGGAGGCACAGCGGACGACATCGACCGCGCCGAGCGCCACGTGGCCGCAAGGCACCTGCCGCAGCGCCCCTTCGTCATGGCCTGCCAGCAGGCGGCGGCTGACCCGTCCCGCGGCCCGGTGCTGTGGACGTACGCGCACGTGCCCCACGGGTACCGCGAGGCGTACCCTGGCGAGGTGGCGGGGCTCATCGAGAAGCAGATTGAGCGCTTCGCTCCCGGCTTCCGCGACCGCATTCGGCGGCGCCGGATCACCACGCCGGCGCAGCTGGAGGCGTGGGACGCGAACCTGGTGGGCGGGGATATTGCAGCCGGGGCGATGAGCGGCCTGCAGATGATCGCCCGGCCCGGCCTCACCCTGGATCCCTACCGGGTGGCGGGGCCGGACCGGACGCCGCCCGGGGTGGGGCCGGTCTACCTGTGCTCGGCGGCTACCCCGCCGGGCGGGGGAGTCCACGGCATGGGCGGATGGAACGCGGCCCACGCCGTGCTTGCCGATGCCGTGCTTGCCGGTGCCGCACTCACCCCACCGTCTTTCTAG
- a CDS encoding cryptochrome/photolyase family protein, giving the protein MPALMWFRNDLRLHDNAALTWAAKRGPVVALLIDEPAPSPARPLGAAATWWREQSIRALAADLGRRGVPLLRRRGDARTVLPELCDSLGVDAVSWSRRYHEPLRDIDAEVKATLRDRGIDVASHPGFTLVEPWEVTTKAGDPFRVFTPFSEAARLQVRDDAPLPIPDLSGADVEPDELGEAPSPAWATGLAEHWAPGEAGARKRLEEFMGEISSYGADRDVPAQDATSHLSPHLASGDISPREIWAAAEEALDTPGPDGTLPPADDVEKFRDELLWRDFAWHRLFYNPELHRVNVRRQFDHFDWAWRDGELAEASAGGRDPRLPRDSSEQWLEHLGAWRSGTTGISLVDAGMRELWHTGYMHNRVRMVVGSFLTKNLGIHWRHGEEWFWDCLVDADPAANAFNWQWVAGCGDDAAPYFRIFNPEAQAKRFDPHGEYIATWVPPLDPAMPAEPIVDLKHSRRAALDAYGEVKAHKNETPPAGT; this is encoded by the coding sequence ATGCCAGCCTTGATGTGGTTCCGTAATGACCTGCGGTTACACGACAATGCCGCGCTGACGTGGGCGGCCAAACGCGGTCCCGTAGTCGCGCTCCTCATCGACGAGCCCGCGCCCAGCCCCGCACGCCCCTTGGGGGCCGCGGCCACGTGGTGGCGCGAGCAGTCCATCCGGGCCCTAGCCGCCGATCTGGGGCGCCGCGGGGTGCCGCTTCTGCGCCGGCGTGGCGATGCCCGCACCGTCCTGCCCGAGCTCTGCGACTCTTTGGGCGTAGATGCCGTCAGCTGGTCGCGCCGCTACCACGAGCCGCTGCGCGATATCGACGCCGAGGTCAAAGCCACCCTGCGCGACCGCGGCATCGACGTCGCCTCCCACCCCGGGTTCACGCTCGTGGAGCCGTGGGAGGTCACCACCAAGGCGGGCGACCCGTTCCGTGTGTTCACCCCGTTTTCCGAGGCGGCGCGCCTGCAGGTGCGTGACGATGCCCCGCTGCCCATCCCCGATCTTTCCGGAGCGGACGTCGAGCCCGACGAGCTGGGCGAAGCCCCCTCCCCCGCGTGGGCGACGGGGCTTGCGGAACACTGGGCCCCGGGAGAGGCCGGCGCGCGCAAGCGGCTCGAGGAGTTTATGGGCGAGATTTCCTCCTACGGCGCGGACCGCGACGTCCCCGCCCAGGATGCGACCTCCCACCTGTCGCCGCACCTGGCCAGCGGCGACATTTCCCCGCGCGAGATCTGGGCAGCCGCGGAGGAAGCCCTCGACACGCCCGGCCCCGACGGGACGCTGCCGCCGGCCGATGACGTGGAGAAGTTCCGCGACGAACTCCTGTGGCGCGACTTCGCGTGGCACCGCCTCTTTTACAACCCCGAGCTGCACCGGGTGAACGTGCGCCGCCAGTTCGATCACTTCGACTGGGCCTGGCGGGACGGCGAGCTGGCGGAAGCAAGTGCCGGCGGCCGGGATCCGCGCCTGCCCCGCGACTCCTCTGAGCAATGGCTGGAGCACCTCGGCGCGTGGCGGAGCGGCACCACGGGCATTTCGCTTGTCGATGCCGGCATGCGCGAGCTCTGGCACACCGGGTACATGCACAACCGGGTGCGCATGGTCGTCGGTTCCTTCCTGACCAAGAACCTAGGCATCCACTGGCGCCACGGCGAGGAGTGGTTCTGGGACTGCCTGGTGGACGCCGACCCGGCCGCGAACGCGTTCAACTGGCAGTGGGTGGCCGGCTGCGGCGACGATGCCGCGCCCTACTTCCGCATCTTCAACCCCGAAGCTCAGGCCAAGCGCTTCGACCCGCACGGCGAGTACATCGCCACGTGGGTGCCACCGCTCGATCCCGCTATGCCGGCCGAGCCCATCGTGGATCTCAAGCACTCCCGCCGGGCGGCGTTGGACGCGTATGGGGAGGTCAAAGCACACAAAAACGAAACGCCGCCGGCAGGTACTTAA
- a CDS encoding succinic semialdehyde dehydrogenase: MTTTGTGTDKAIEVTSPATGRRLGEVPRHSRAETRAAFVAARRAQRSWAEVSVRRRRKVLLALHDLVLEHRDEIMDLIQDENGKSRLSAFEEVLDVVLTCRYYGYAGPRLLKEKRRRGPVPVFTRTREQYAPRGVVGIIAPFNYPFSLALSDALAALLAGNAVVLKPDSQTPLSALRGLELLREAGLPEGVLQVVTGAGAEVGQEIVAQCDYLMFTGSTATGEKLAQQASARLIGCSMELGGKNPMIVADDADLDRAVEGAWAACFSNSGQLCISIERIYVHRKVADEFTRRFVARVEQMRVGPGHDWETDMGSQISPEHTDKIAAFVDDAVAHGARVLTGGRRLRELGDAFFAPTVLADVPPTADLYSQEVFGPVVYIEVVDSLDAAVDRANDTEYGLNASVWAAPRTARGVAERLHAGTVNINEGYAPAWSALDAPMGGWKKSGLGRRHGAHGLLKYTEQRNVTQTRFINLLANRLPRQKYADAMAAALQAGRRFLR; the protein is encoded by the coding sequence ATGACTACGACCGGAACCGGAACCGATAAGGCAATCGAGGTTACAAGCCCCGCGACGGGGCGTCGCCTCGGAGAAGTGCCGCGGCACAGCCGGGCTGAGACCCGTGCCGCGTTCGTGGCGGCGCGGCGGGCGCAGCGCAGCTGGGCTGAGGTGAGCGTGCGCCGGCGGCGCAAGGTTCTACTTGCCCTGCACGACCTCGTGCTCGAGCACCGAGACGAGATCATGGACCTCATCCAGGACGAAAACGGCAAGAGCCGGCTGAGCGCGTTCGAGGAGGTCCTCGACGTCGTCCTCACCTGCCGCTACTACGGCTACGCCGGCCCGCGCCTGCTGAAAGAGAAGCGGCGGCGCGGCCCGGTGCCGGTGTTTACCCGCACCCGCGAGCAGTACGCGCCCCGTGGCGTGGTGGGGATCATCGCGCCGTTCAACTACCCGTTCTCGCTGGCTTTAAGCGATGCCCTCGCCGCGCTTCTGGCCGGCAATGCGGTGGTCCTCAAACCCGATTCGCAGACGCCCCTGTCGGCGCTGCGCGGCCTGGAGCTTTTGCGCGAAGCCGGGCTGCCCGAAGGCGTCCTCCAGGTGGTCACCGGCGCCGGTGCGGAGGTGGGGCAAGAAATCGTCGCCCAGTGCGACTACCTCATGTTCACCGGCTCCACCGCGACGGGCGAGAAGCTCGCGCAGCAGGCCAGCGCACGGCTTATCGGCTGCTCGATGGAGCTGGGCGGCAAGAACCCGATGATCGTCGCCGACGACGCGGATTTGGATCGGGCGGTCGAGGGGGCGTGGGCCGCCTGCTTTAGCAACTCCGGGCAGCTGTGCATCTCGATCGAGCGCATCTACGTCCACCGCAAGGTAGCGGACGAATTCACCCGCCGGTTCGTCGCCCGAGTCGAGCAGATGCGGGTGGGCCCGGGCCACGACTGGGAGACCGACATGGGCTCGCAGATTTCACCGGAGCACACCGACAAGATCGCGGCATTCGTGGACGATGCCGTAGCCCACGGCGCCCGGGTACTCACCGGCGGGCGGCGGCTGCGTGAGCTTGGCGATGCCTTCTTCGCTCCCACCGTGCTTGCCGATGTCCCACCCACCGCCGACCTGTACTCGCAAGAGGTCTTCGGCCCCGTGGTTTATATCGAGGTGGTCGACTCGCTCGATGCTGCCGTCGACCGGGCCAATGACACCGAGTACGGCCTGAACGCGTCGGTGTGGGCGGCGCCGCGGACCGCGCGCGGGGTGGCCGAGCGTCTGCACGCCGGGACGGTCAACATCAACGAGGGGTACGCACCCGCCTGGTCCGCACTGGACGCCCCGATGGGTGGGTGGAAGAAGTCGGGGCTGGGCCGCCGCCACGGTGCGCACGGCCTGCTGAAATACACCGAGCAGCGCAACGTCACCCAGACCCGGTTTATCAACCTGCTAGCTAACCGGCTGCCCCGGCAGAAGTACGCGGATGCGATGGCCGCGGCGTTGCAGGCCGGGCGGCGTTTCCTGCGCTAG
- the secE gene encoding preprotein translocase subunit SecE, translated as MSEDKRPVKGAEASRPTGKRQLAGTSTTSTADYENKRAVQTTDKARDEKPGGGVSSYIPEVVSEMKKVHWPSAKEMAQYTLVVFGFLIFTTALVWGVDTLAGLGVEAVLTP; from the coding sequence GTGAGCGAAGATAAGCGGCCCGTCAAGGGCGCTGAAGCATCCCGCCCGACCGGCAAGCGTCAACTCGCTGGTACCTCCACTACGTCCACCGCGGATTACGAAAACAAGCGCGCGGTGCAGACCACCGACAAGGCCCGCGACGAGAAGCCGGGCGGTGGCGTTTCTTCTTACATCCCTGAGGTCGTCAGCGAGATGAAGAAGGTGCACTGGCCGTCCGCCAAGGAAATGGCGCAGTACACGCTCGTGGTCTTCGGCTTCCTCATCTTCACCACCGCGCTGGTGTGGGGCGTGGACACGCTCGCCGGCCTGGGAGTTGAGGCCGTCCTCACGCCTTAG
- the nusG gene encoding transcription termination/antitermination protein NusG: MSDEQSFGNSVEEAFLSSIQERQSRAAEDAASASAAEDQDGTENLSNPGEVDGADANGGENQTDEYESATSGDEAVEGDSADYSEFAEAAQNAAGAGDNAEGSADTGDEAEAEDPNAAADAEYRRRLREYTRELKKMPGDWYIIQCYSGYENKVKTNLDMRAQTLGVEDSIFEVVVPIEQVIEKKDGKKKTVKRKLLPGYVLVRMEINDAAWSVVRETPGVTSFVGNEGNATRVKAREVAKFLLPKESPTGGDAAANVKEGEQVVAMPEKEEPKKVAHDYEVGEAVMILSGPLASVSATISEIDPETGKMQGLVSIFGRETPVELEPNEIERVN; encoded by the coding sequence ATGAGCGACGAGCAGAGTTTCGGCAATTCCGTGGAAGAGGCGTTCCTGAGCTCGATCCAGGAGCGTCAGTCGCGTGCTGCGGAAGATGCGGCATCGGCAAGCGCGGCGGAAGACCAGGACGGTACCGAGAACCTGTCCAACCCGGGCGAGGTCGACGGCGCGGACGCCAATGGCGGCGAGAACCAGACCGACGAGTACGAGTCCGCCACCTCCGGCGACGAGGCCGTGGAGGGTGACAGCGCCGACTACTCCGAGTTCGCCGAGGCCGCGCAGAACGCGGCCGGCGCAGGCGACAACGCTGAGGGCTCCGCGGACACCGGCGACGAGGCCGAGGCGGAGGACCCGAATGCGGCCGCCGACGCCGAGTACCGCCGCCGCCTGCGCGAGTACACCCGTGAGCTGAAGAAGATGCCGGGCGACTGGTACATCATCCAGTGCTACTCCGGCTACGAGAACAAGGTGAAGACCAACCTCGACATGCGCGCGCAGACCCTCGGGGTGGAGGACTCCATCTTCGAGGTTGTCGTTCCGATCGAGCAGGTCATCGAGAAGAAGGACGGCAAGAAGAAGACCGTCAAGCGCAAGCTGCTGCCGGGCTACGTCCTGGTCCGCATGGAGATCAATGACGCAGCGTGGTCGGTCGTGCGCGAAACCCCGGGCGTGACCAGCTTCGTGGGCAACGAGGGCAACGCGACCCGCGTCAAGGCGCGCGAGGTGGCCAAGTTCCTCCTGCCGAAGGAGTCCCCGACCGGCGGCGACGCAGCGGCCAACGTCAAGGAAGGCGAGCAGGTCGTGGCCATGCCGGAGAAGGAGGAGCCGAAGAAGGTCGCGCACGACTACGAGGTGGGCGAGGCCGTGATGATCCTGTCCGGCCCGCTCGCGTCCGTGTCCGCGACCATCTCCGAAATCGACCCGGAGACCGGCAAGATGCAGGGCCTGGTGTCCATCTTTGGCCGCGAGACCCCGGTCGAGCTCGAGCCGAACGAGATCGAGCGCGTCAACTAA
- the rplK gene encoding 50S ribosomal protein L11, whose translation MAKKVTGFIKLQIEAGQANPAPPVGPALGAHGVNIMEFTKAYNAATENQRGNIVPVEITVYEDRSFDFKLKTPPAAKLLLKAAGIKKGSGVPHTDKVGKVTWDQCKEIAETKFEDLSARDIENGARIIAGTARSMGLEVEGAPEK comes from the coding sequence ATGGCTAAGAAGGTAACCGGCTTCATCAAGCTGCAGATTGAGGCAGGCCAGGCCAACCCGGCTCCGCCGGTCGGCCCGGCACTGGGTGCCCATGGTGTCAACATCATGGAGTTCACCAAGGCCTACAACGCGGCTACGGAGAACCAGCGCGGCAACATCGTGCCGGTGGAGATCACCGTCTACGAGGACCGCTCCTTCGACTTCAAGCTGAAGACCCCGCCGGCAGCCAAGCTCCTGCTCAAGGCCGCTGGCATCAAGAAGGGCTCCGGCGTTCCGCACACCGACAAGGTGGGCAAGGTCACCTGGGATCAGTGCAAGGAGATCGCAGAGACCAAGTTCGAGGACCTGTCCGCTCGTGACATCGAGAACGGCGCCCGCATCATCGCCGGCACCGCTCGTTCCATGGGCCTCGAGGTCGAGGGCGCACCGGAGAAGTAA
- a CDS encoding polyprenyl synthetase family protein, with amino-acid sequence MSRVEENLREEIQRGERFLHEKAMHLAAAGGKRFRPLMALLASEFGERPGNEEVINAATAVEMVHMATLYHDDVMDEANRRRGVDSANARWGNSVAILAGDALLAHSTRLMSTLGMSTVRKFSDTFEELVTGQMRETIGAGEANPVEHYRKVIWEKTAVLIALPSYLGATHAGAPAEHAESLERLGGALGMIFQIIDDIIDIFSESTESGKTPGTDLREGVFTLPVLYALEHDSAAAQELRGMLSGALTADADVEKALELIKQTDGRERALADVDSYRRQVVAELDRLPAGPANEALRRLTSATVERVG; translated from the coding sequence ATGTCGCGGGTGGAAGAAAACCTCCGCGAAGAAATTCAGCGGGGTGAGCGCTTCCTGCACGAAAAGGCGATGCACCTCGCCGCCGCCGGCGGCAAGCGCTTCCGCCCGCTCATGGCTCTGCTGGCCTCTGAGTTTGGCGAGCGCCCGGGGAACGAGGAAGTCATCAACGCCGCCACTGCGGTCGAGATGGTGCACATGGCCACCCTCTACCACGACGACGTGATGGACGAGGCCAACCGGCGCCGCGGGGTCGATTCGGCGAACGCGCGGTGGGGCAATTCCGTGGCCATCCTCGCCGGCGACGCCCTGCTCGCGCACTCCACTCGCCTGATGAGCACGCTGGGGATGTCCACCGTGCGCAAGTTCTCCGACACGTTCGAAGAGCTGGTCACTGGCCAGATGCGCGAGACTATCGGCGCGGGTGAGGCCAACCCGGTCGAACACTATCGGAAGGTCATTTGGGAAAAGACGGCGGTTCTTATTGCCTTGCCGTCGTATTTGGGCGCCACCCACGCGGGTGCCCCGGCCGAGCACGCTGAGTCGCTGGAGCGCCTCGGTGGTGCGCTGGGGATGATCTTCCAAATCATCGACGACATCATCGACATCTTTTCCGAGTCCACCGAGTCCGGAAAGACCCCGGGGACCGACCTGCGGGAGGGCGTGTTTACCCTGCCGGTTCTCTACGCACTAGAGCACGACAGTGCGGCCGCCCAGGAACTGCGTGGCATGCTCAGCGGTGCGCTCACGGCGGACGCCGACGTGGAGAAGGCCCTCGAGCTCATCAAGCAGACCGACGGCCGGGAGCGTGCGCTTGCCGATGTCGACTCCTACCGACGCCAAGTCGTCGCCGAGCTGGATCGCCTGCCCGCCGGGCCCGCGAACGAGGCGCTGCGCCGGTTGACTTCCGCGACCGTGGAGCGCGTTGGTTAG